One Pseudalkalibacillus hwajinpoensis genomic window carries:
- a CDS encoding AimR family lysis-lysogeny pheromone receptor has translation MMVVGTSMSNDLMKKICQDKKRMRIKNNDIAKALKVSGGAVTQYFSEGEQIRIGLFHFTKLIELVYENDVETQRELLFGFIRSTDRPINLRLGLEYAYMNGETEILQYIIEKELNGKRPNDEWAAVYYLLLMRIKGNLRGAELLKATEDLTTQRKLKQNEMRILVHIIKMYAYFDMDEHGSMLKLTKELPEVISTISDPYIKEAYYVRMLEGYAHGYLRDNDLENARKTALELTRGGYSTKFPLFVSTGYHVLGQSYLFENFDEIENNIKAGLSILEKYSSPTMIARKKEINKTYDFAMVYWSKNVEEERQLNDGERLHLMVKEGKKEEAHNLLEYLEKKNGRLSAFQIYYKGLLENDALLYRKSLELFRKQGNKFYLKLPLIQLQKLSKDKDEKLELIW, from the coding sequence ATGATGGTGGTGGGAACTAGTATGAGTAACGACCTGATGAAGAAAATATGCCAGGATAAAAAAAGGATGAGAATTAAGAATAATGATATTGCCAAAGCTCTTAAAGTATCAGGAGGGGCAGTTACTCAATATTTCTCTGAAGGTGAACAAATAAGAATAGGTTTATTCCATTTCACAAAATTAATCGAGTTGGTATACGAGAATGATGTAGAAACTCAAAGGGAATTGTTGTTTGGTTTTATTCGATCTACAGATCGCCCAATTAATTTACGATTAGGTTTGGAATATGCGTATATGAACGGAGAAACTGAGATCCTTCAATATATTATTGAAAAAGAACTGAATGGAAAACGTCCAAATGATGAATGGGCGGCAGTTTATTACTTACTACTGATGAGAATCAAAGGAAATTTACGAGGAGCCGAACTTCTCAAAGCAACAGAAGATTTGACGACTCAACGTAAATTAAAACAAAATGAAATGCGCATCTTGGTCCATATTATTAAAATGTACGCTTACTTTGATATGGATGAACATGGTAGCATGTTGAAATTAACAAAGGAACTCCCTGAAGTCATTAGTACAATTTCAGATCCTTACATAAAGGAAGCCTATTACGTTCGGATGCTTGAAGGTTACGCTCATGGTTACTTAAGAGATAATGACTTAGAGAATGCAAGGAAAACAGCGCTTGAGCTTACAAGAGGGGGTTATTCAACGAAATTTCCGTTGTTTGTATCGACAGGTTATCATGTTTTAGGACAATCTTATTTGTTTGAAAACTTCGATGAAATTGAAAACAACATTAAAGCTGGTCTGAGCATTTTAGAAAAATATTCTTCCCCGACGATGATTGCCCGTAAAAAAGAAATTAACAAAACATACGATTTTGCTATGGTCTACTGGTCAAAGAATGTGGAAGAAGAGAGGCAGCTTAATGATGGAGAACGGCTTCATTTAATGGTTAAAGAAGGAAAGAAAGAAGAGGCGCATAATTTACTTGAATACTTAGAAAAAAAGAATGGTCGACTATCTGCTTTTCAGATTTATTATAAGGGATTGCTAGAGAATGATGCTTTACTGTATAGAAAATCTCTTGAGCTTTTCAGAAAACAAGGGAATAAATTCTATCTTAAATTGCCTCTTATTCAATTGCAGAAGCTTAGTAAAGATAAAGATGAAAAGTTAGAATTAATTTGGTGA